The following proteins come from a genomic window of Anaerobutyricum hallii:
- a CDS encoding VWA domain-containing protein: protein MIFDYITEFAGYLNDRGYAVTQNKISRFLSLKNEETDFTREAEIIPLMKLCFCRNKEEADSFSDYFYQYIKDYKGSYAREKQRIRKEHQEQIEYSKSQKEKIQKEITGVRQEIEEKRKAVLEEKEMLHIPKTQKNYLKKQEVKFKQYFTKQEKNLLLSLSKDQTELSEDSKKTFQSLRKKLPEKAEKALLSGKMDAFEIYQNIFKILEKAKIQVIYYEKYIEDKIARETKELKNQQIELENKLQRLEREEKRIQVELDSRLFALTRQFTEKSVSKIHRKNFIGGGAVQLLEETLPEFMEKPFKKLDKKEKEYIYQYIRQNIVSFKTRLGRYLNTQERRKIDMGKTIQAACKTGGIPFEVCFAKSKRNRSNLILILDISGSCKEASEMMLGFMYLLKDVFAGGCRVYVFVNSLYDVTEIMETDSIDKAVQSVLQAVPAKGVYSDYNRPLEMLWKKNRKYLKKDSFILFLGDYRNNKNPSGTEWMKNIHARAKKMFFLNTEQAAKWNQGDSIASVYAAFAPMYEIQTPADLIRFISQIR, encoded by the coding sequence ATGATTTTTGACTATATAACAGAATTTGCTGGATACTTAAATGACAGGGGATATGCTGTCACACAGAATAAGATCAGCCGCTTTTTATCTTTAAAAAATGAAGAGACAGATTTTACAAGAGAAGCGGAGATCATTCCATTAATGAAACTGTGTTTCTGTCGGAACAAGGAAGAAGCCGATTCTTTTTCCGACTATTTTTACCAATATATAAAAGATTACAAAGGATCCTATGCAAGAGAAAAACAACGGATTCGGAAAGAACACCAAGAACAGATAGAATACAGTAAGTCCCAAAAAGAAAAGATACAAAAAGAGATTACCGGTGTCAGACAGGAAATCGAAGAGAAAAGGAAAGCAGTCTTAGAAGAAAAGGAAATGCTTCATATCCCCAAAACACAGAAAAATTACCTAAAAAAACAGGAAGTTAAATTCAAACAGTATTTTACAAAACAGGAGAAGAATCTGCTACTTTCCCTGTCCAAAGACCAAACAGAACTTTCTGAGGACTCCAAGAAAACTTTTCAGTCCCTTCGAAAAAAACTGCCGGAAAAAGCAGAAAAAGCGTTATTATCCGGAAAAATGGATGCTTTTGAAATCTACCAGAATATATTTAAGATACTGGAAAAAGCAAAGATACAGGTCATATACTATGAAAAATATATCGAAGATAAGATTGCACGGGAAACAAAAGAATTGAAAAATCAGCAGATAGAACTGGAAAATAAACTTCAAAGACTGGAACGGGAAGAGAAACGGATTCAAGTAGAACTAGATAGCCGGCTCTTTGCACTGACAAGGCAATTTACCGAAAAATCGGTCTCCAAAATACACCGGAAGAATTTTATCGGCGGGGGAGCTGTACAGCTTTTAGAGGAAACTCTGCCGGAATTTATGGAGAAACCGTTTAAAAAACTGGACAAGAAAGAAAAAGAATATATCTACCAATACATCCGCCAGAATATCGTTTCCTTTAAGACAAGGCTCGGAAGATATTTAAACACACAGGAAAGACGGAAGATTGATATGGGAAAGACGATACAGGCTGCCTGCAAGACCGGCGGTATCCCGTTTGAGGTCTGTTTTGCGAAGTCAAAACGCAACAGGTCAAATCTCATTCTTATTCTTGACATTTCTGGTTCATGTAAAGAAGCTTCAGAAATGATGCTGGGGTTCATGTACCTATTAAAAGATGTGTTTGCCGGAGGCTGTCGGGTATATGTATTTGTTAACTCCCTCTATGATGTAACGGAAATCATGGAGACGGATAGTATTGATAAAGCTGTTCAGAGTGTCCTGCAGGCTGTCCCGGCAAAAGGGGTGTATTCCGATTACAACCGTCCGTTAGAGATGCTATGGAAAAAGAATCGGAAGTATCTGAAAAAGGACAGTTTTATCCTGTTTCTTGGCGATTACCGTAACAATAAGAACCCATCGGGAACAGAATGGATGAAAAACATCCACGCAAGGGCAAAGAAAATGTTTTTTCTGAACACAGAACAGGCTGCCAAATGGAATCAGGGGGATTCGATCGCATCGGTATACGCAGCGTTCGCACCAATGTACGAGATACAGACTCCGGCTGACCTAATCCGTTTTATCAGCCAAATACGATAG
- a CDS encoding AAA family ATPase translates to MRLSDIRKQLTKNGYLPNDEIVMAAYGALHGVPLLVESDPGQGKTSLALAMGQAFGLSVLRVQFYEGLTADKILYDYNYQRQLLSIQAIQSTLAKNLDGKTINEAMDVAKTIDFYGKDFLIRRPVLESIWGEQRYVLLFDEVDKASEELEYTLLEFLDDFSLSIPQYGTVKAKEGMEPVVVLTSNNYRDLSDALKRRCNYLYLPRKTKEEIVEILKMKAEASPTIIEGVASCLYQLQSLCLKQIPSISEGITWASYLQKLMDDKDFNIADSLCMLCKNKEDQMRVRDAGILPNIKDLH, encoded by the coding sequence ATGCGTTTATCAGATATCAGAAAACAGCTTACAAAAAATGGGTACCTGCCAAATGATGAGATTGTCATGGCAGCTTATGGGGCACTACATGGTGTCCCATTATTGGTCGAGTCTGACCCGGGGCAGGGAAAGACAAGCCTCGCTTTAGCAATGGGACAAGCCTTTGGGCTTTCTGTGTTGCGTGTTCAGTTTTATGAGGGATTGACTGCGGACAAGATACTGTACGATTACAACTACCAAAGACAGCTACTTTCCATCCAGGCAATTCAGAGTACTTTAGCGAAAAATTTAGATGGGAAGACGATTAACGAAGCGATGGATGTAGCAAAAACGATTGATTTTTATGGAAAGGATTTTCTAATCCGTCGCCCGGTATTGGAGTCTATCTGGGGAGAGCAACGGTATGTCCTGCTCTTTGATGAGGTAGACAAAGCATCAGAAGAATTAGAATACACGCTATTGGAGTTTTTAGATGATTTCTCCTTGAGCATTCCCCAATATGGCACCGTAAAGGCGAAAGAAGGGATGGAGCCCGTTGTCGTACTAACATCGAACAACTACAGGGACTTATCCGATGCACTAAAGCGAAGATGCAATTATCTGTACCTTCCAAGAAAAACAAAAGAAGAGATTGTGGAGATTTTGAAAATGAAAGCAGAAGCGTCTCCAACAATCATCGAAGGGGTGGCATCCTGTCTTTACCAGTTGCAGAGCCTGTGCCTGAAACAGATTCCGTCTATTTCAGAAGGCATCACATGGGCTAGCTATCTGCAGAAACTGATGGATGATAAAGATTTTAATATTGCAGATTCCCTGTGCATGTTGTGCAAGAACAAAGAAGACCAGATGAGGGTACGGGATGCAGGTATTCTGCCGAATATCAAAGATTTGCATTAA
- a CDS encoding DUF3800 domain-containing protein has protein sequence MIFYIDESGSINNHLSHNKHFVIALVRVLNKKSLKRSYKRFVSSNYDRLLELDKDKYHPKTGKLIKEGDKMFSNETFKELKGSQFDKEMKKSFVDFFSRKPSFELYIIKIKNSELTDQFCQNTARVFNYTIKLAMEYFIHRGYIPKEDCSLQLDERNEKTESRFFLENYLNTELSMNGTTDKKFDVTYYDSSDNNLIQIADVFANLYYSHLQTGGYKNELKKLEEAGILKFVFTFPKQ, from the coding sequence TTGATATTTTATATTGATGAATCCGGATCTATTAATAATCATCTCTCTCATAATAAGCATTTTGTAATTGCTTTAGTCAGAGTTCTTAATAAAAAATCTTTAAAAAGATCTTACAAACGATTTGTTTCTTCTAATTATGATAGACTTCTTGAATTAGATAAAGATAAGTATCACCCCAAAACGGGAAAACTCATAAAAGAAGGGGACAAAATGTTTTCTAATGAAACTTTTAAAGAACTTAAAGGTTCCCAGTTTGACAAAGAAATGAAAAAAAGTTTTGTCGATTTCTTTTCTCGTAAACCATCATTTGAATTGTATATCATTAAAATAAAAAATTCAGAATTAACTGATCAATTTTGCCAAAATACTGCGAGAGTGTTTAATTACACCATAAAGTTAGCTATGGAATACTTTATACATAGGGGATATATCCCAAAAGAAGATTGTTCACTTCAACTTGATGAGCGAAATGAAAAAACTGAATCAAGATTTTTTCTCGAAAATTATCTTAATACTGAACTATCCATGAATGGAACCACTGACAAGAAATTTGATGTTACATATTATGATTCATCTGATAATAATCTTATTCAAATTGCTGATGTCTTTGCAAATCTATATTACTCTCATTTGCAAACAGGTGGTTATAAAAATGAATTAAAAAAATTAGAAGAAGCAGGTATCCTAAAATTTGTTTTTACTTTTCCTAAACAATAA
- a CDS encoding DUF6431 domain-containing protein: protein MFFVESSVTSHICPRCQGILAYRDSRVRIRRKEGGRKERLMIRRFRCKNCHSYHNELPDCLSPYKHYETEVISGVLDGVVTPEDADSEDYPSMQTMQRWLLWLQVNLTNIEGYLRSAGYSIFRLGEGVLFSKGSLLEAIRKKYQSWLEIILRLIYNSGGFLVPIPW from the coding sequence GTGTTTTTTGTTGAGAGCAGTGTGACCAGCCATATATGTCCCAGATGTCAGGGGATTCTTGCCTACCGGGATTCACGCGTACGTATCCGAAGGAAAGAAGGCGGACGTAAGGAGCGTCTGATGATACGACGTTTCAGATGTAAAAACTGCCATTCCTATCATAATGAACTTCCGGATTGCCTCTCCCCGTATAAGCATTATGAAACTGAGGTTATATCAGGAGTTCTTGATGGAGTTGTCACTCCTGAAGATGCTGATTCCGAGGACTATCCGTCCATGCAGACCATGCAGCGCTGGCTCCTGTGGTTGCAGGTCAATCTGACCAACATAGAAGGCTACCTTAGAAGTGCCGGCTACAGTATCTTCAGACTTGGGGAAGGAGTCCTCTTCTCCAAAGGTTCACTGCTCGAAGCTATACGAAAAAAATATCAAAGCTGGCTGGAGATCATTCTCCGCCTGATCTATAACAGCGGGGGATTCCTGGTGCCGATCCCCTGGTAG
- a CDS encoding DDE-type integrase/transposase/recombinase, producing the protein MNTSKNLMKQQWQEQEALKRFQLISPLLREDMDDAKRLQLRRQIAQENNISVRSLYRYEKAYAESQFSGLKPADRQKHRSQRLPDNFDFLLEQAIQLRKEVPERSVAQIIFILEAEGFVAPGVLKRPTLERHLYKAGFGREHMQMYREARESSSKRFCKPHRMMLIQGDIKYGPKLPIGKNGAKVQTYLSSAIDDHSRRLLFSRFYDNQEEAIIEDTFHQAILRHGTFDACYFDNGSQYIAKQIRFSLSKLGIRVIHAKPRSGKSKGKIEKFHQVVDDFIRESKLKGIKSLDELNRLWEIFADEYYHKKSHEGISEYYESLGAAVPEEGITPLQEWNRDSRPLTFLDVSVVAEAFLHHEERKVDKGGCISFRGIKYETKPSLIGHKVEISYDPAAPETITVSYPGYEPFTAQPIKISSYCDKRPVLPASMQEQKPSTSRFLDALENRHAQTQRHIADAISFASYRKEANDNV; encoded by the coding sequence ATGAATACAAGCAAAAATCTTATGAAACAACAGTGGCAGGAACAGGAAGCACTCAAACGCTTTCAGCTTATATCTCCCCTTCTCAGGGAAGATATGGATGACGCAAAACGTCTGCAGCTGCGCAGGCAGATTGCACAGGAGAATAACATCTCCGTCCGCTCTCTTTATCGTTACGAGAAAGCATATGCAGAAAGCCAGTTCTCTGGACTCAAACCGGCAGACCGGCAAAAACACAGATCCCAGAGACTTCCGGACAATTTCGATTTTCTTCTGGAACAGGCAATCCAGCTCAGGAAAGAGGTCCCGGAACGGTCTGTTGCACAGATCATCTTCATTCTGGAAGCAGAAGGCTTTGTAGCACCGGGGGTATTAAAACGCCCAACCCTGGAAAGACATCTTTATAAAGCAGGGTTTGGCCGTGAACATATGCAGATGTACAGAGAAGCCCGTGAGAGTTCATCGAAACGCTTCTGCAAACCACACCGCATGATGCTGATCCAGGGAGATATCAAGTATGGTCCCAAACTTCCTATTGGAAAAAACGGTGCCAAAGTACAGACCTATCTGTCCTCGGCTATTGATGACCATTCCAGACGGCTGCTATTCTCCCGGTTCTATGATAATCAGGAAGAAGCGATCATCGAGGATACCTTTCACCAGGCGATCCTGCGTCACGGAACTTTTGATGCCTGTTACTTTGATAACGGATCACAGTATATCGCAAAGCAAATCCGTTTTTCCCTTTCCAAACTCGGCATCCGTGTCATTCATGCAAAGCCGAGAAGCGGAAAAAGCAAAGGCAAGATCGAAAAGTTCCACCAGGTCGTGGATGATTTTATCCGCGAATCGAAGCTGAAGGGTATCAAAAGCCTGGATGAATTAAACCGTCTCTGGGAGATCTTCGCAGACGAGTATTATCACAAGAAATCTCATGAAGGGATCAGTGAGTACTATGAAAGCCTTGGAGCTGCGGTCCCGGAAGAAGGGATCACACCTCTTCAGGAGTGGAACCGCGACAGCCGCCCGCTCACTTTCCTGGATGTTTCAGTCGTAGCGGAAGCTTTCCTTCATCACGAAGAACGCAAAGTTGACAAAGGCGGATGTATCAGTTTCCGCGGAATAAAATACGAGACAAAACCATCACTGATTGGGCATAAAGTTGAAATTTCTTATGACCCTGCCGCGCCTGAAACGATCACGGTTTCTTATCCAGGCTATGAACCTTTTACAGCACAGCCTATAAAAATCAGCTCATACTGTGACAAACGTCCCGTATTACCGGCATCCATGCAGGAACAGAAACCGAGCACATCCCGTTTTCTTGATGCTTTAGAAAACCGCCATGCACAGACACAGCGTCACATAGCTGACGCGATTTCATTTGCATCCTATCGGAAGGAGGCGAATGACAATGTATGA
- a CDS encoding ExeA family protein, with protein sequence MTMYEAFFGMEHTPFVRDVPPEKLYESSAFRETLGRLSYVADRQMFAVVTADSGCGKSTLIRRFYSELPKEDYIVLYLSDSKLTPRWFYKGLLDQLGLEPRFYRGDSERQLQQEIEIIRGVQHKKVVCILDEAHLLEKETLEEFRFLLNYKFDSVSPMAVVLVGQTELWENKLKLQRYAAIRQRIDMYCTLPHLDRSETEQYIGSHMAYSGCSQEVFTEKAVDEIHKASAGIPRMIQPDLRKGTDVCLPTAEASGR encoded by the coding sequence ATGACAATGTATGAGGCATTCTTCGGTATGGAACACACACCCTTTGTCCGTGATGTTCCGCCTGAAAAGCTGTATGAATCATCTGCTTTTCGCGAGACATTAGGGCGTTTATCCTATGTGGCAGACCGCCAGATGTTTGCGGTTGTAACCGCTGATTCCGGATGTGGGAAATCAACGCTGATCCGCCGGTTTTACTCAGAGCTTCCTAAAGAGGATTACATCGTTCTTTATCTTTCAGACTCAAAGCTGACTCCAAGATGGTTTTATAAGGGGCTGCTGGATCAGCTCGGTCTGGAACCAAGGTTTTATCGGGGAGATTCCGAACGCCAGCTACAGCAGGAAATTGAAATCATCCGTGGAGTACAGCACAAGAAAGTTGTCTGTATCCTTGATGAAGCTCATCTATTGGAAAAAGAAACGCTGGAAGAATTCCGATTTCTTTTGAATTACAAATTTGATTCTGTCAGTCCCATGGCAGTAGTCCTTGTCGGGCAGACAGAACTTTGGGAAAACAAACTGAAGTTACAGCGTTACGCTGCTATTCGCCAGAGAATCGATATGTATTGTACGCTTCCACATCTGGACAGATCGGAAACAGAACAGTACATCGGAAGTCATATGGCGTATTCTGGATGTTCTCAGGAGGTTTTTACTGAAAAAGCAGTGGATGAGATCCACAAGGCATCTGCCGGAATTCCCCGTATGATCCAACCGGATCTGCGAAAAGGCACTGATGTATGCCTTCCAACAGCAGAGGCGTCTGGTCGATGA
- a CDS encoding GGGtGRT protein — protein MALFESYERRIDKINSVLSSYGIASLEEAEKITKDAGLDVYGMVKGIQPICFENACWAYTVGAAIAIKKGAKKASEAAAAIGEGLQAFCIPGSVAENRKVGLGHGNLGKMLLEEDTECFAFLAGHESFAAAEGAIGIAEKANKVRQKPLRVILNGLGKDAAQIISRINGFTFVETEYDPYTNTVKEVFRKSYSDGLRAKVNCYGANDVCEGVAIMWKENVDVSITGNSTNPTRFQHPVAGTYKKERLEAGKKYFSVASGGGTGRTLHPDNMAAGPASYGMTDTMGRMHSDAQFAGSSSVPAHVEMMGLIGMGNNPMVGATVAVAVSVEEAAKAGRF, from the coding sequence ATGGCTTTATTTGAATCATATGAAAGAAGAATTGATAAAATTAATTCCGTATTAAGCAGCTATGGAATCGCTTCCTTAGAAGAAGCAGAGAAAATCACAAAAGATGCAGGACTTGATGTATACGGCATGGTAAAAGGCATTCAGCCTATCTGCTTTGAAAACGCTTGCTGGGCATATACAGTAGGTGCAGCAATCGCAATTAAAAAAGGTGCAAAAAAAGCTTCTGAAGCAGCAGCAGCAATCGGCGAAGGACTTCAGGCTTTCTGTATCCCTGGTTCTGTAGCAGAGAACAGAAAAGTAGGTCTTGGACATGGTAACCTTGGAAAAATGCTCCTTGAAGAAGATACAGAATGTTTTGCTTTCTTAGCAGGACATGAATCTTTCGCAGCAGCAGAAGGTGCTATCGGTATCGCAGAAAAGGCTAATAAAGTTCGTCAGAAACCTTTACGTGTTATCTTAAACGGTCTTGGAAAAGACGCTGCACAGATCATTTCCCGTATCAACGGATTCACATTTGTTGAGACAGAATACGATCCATACACAAACACAGTTAAAGAAGTATTCCGTAAATCTTACTCTGATGGATTACGTGCAAAAGTTAACTGTTATGGTGCAAACGATGTTTGCGAAGGTGTTGCAATCATGTGGAAAGAGAACGTTGACGTTTCTATCACAGGTAACTCCACAAACCCAACTCGTTTCCAGCATCCAGTAGCAGGAACATATAAGAAAGAAAGATTAGAAGCAGGTAAGAAATACTTCTCCGTAGCTTCTGGTGGTGGTACAGGACGTACACTTCACCCAGATAACATGGCAGCAGGTCCAGCTTCCTATGGTATGACAGATACAATGGGACGTATGCACTCTGATGCACAGTTTGCAGGATCTTCTTCTGTACCAGCTCATGTAGAGATGATGGGTCTTATCGGAATGGGTAACAACCCTATGGTTGGAGCTACAGTAGCTGTAGCTGTAAGCGTAGAAGAAGCTGCTAAGGCAGGTAGATTCTAA
- a CDS encoding iron-sulfur cluster assembly scaffold protein, with protein sequence MIISQEVQNMCPVAQGVHHGAAPIPEEAKWVKAKEVKDISGFTHGIGWCAPQQGACKLTLNVKEGIIQEALVETIGCSGMTHSAAMASEILPGLTVMEALNTDLVCDAINTAMRELFLQIVYGRSQSAFSEDGLQVGAGLEDLGKGLRSQVGTMYGTLQKGPRYLEMAEGYVTGIALDEDDLIIGYQFVNLGKMTDFIKKGDDPNTAWAKSVGQYGRVDDAAKIIDPRTDKVID encoded by the coding sequence ATGATTATCTCACAAGAAGTACAGAACATGTGCCCAGTGGCTCAGGGCGTACATCACGGAGCAGCTCCAATTCCAGAAGAGGCAAAGTGGGTCAAAGCAAAAGAGGTAAAAGATATCTCTGGTTTTACACACGGTATTGGATGGTGTGCTCCACAGCAGGGTGCCTGCAAATTAACTTTAAATGTTAAAGAAGGTATCATTCAGGAAGCATTAGTTGAGACAATCGGATGTTCCGGTATGACACATTCAGCAGCTATGGCTTCTGAAATTTTACCAGGACTGACAGTTATGGAAGCATTAAATACTGACCTTGTATGTGATGCTATTAATACAGCTATGCGTGAACTTTTCTTACAGATCGTTTACGGACGTTCCCAGTCTGCATTCTCTGAAGACGGACTTCAGGTTGGAGCAGGACTTGAGGACCTTGGTAAAGGACTTCGTTCACAGGTAGGTACAATGTACGGAACTCTCCAGAAAGGACCTCGTTACCTTGAAATGGCAGAAGGCTATGTAACAGGAATCGCTCTGGACGAAGACGACTTAATTATCGGTTACCAGTTTGTAAATCTTGGAAAAATGACAGACTTCATCAAAAAAGGTGATGATCCTAACACAGCATGGGCAAAATCTGTAGGTCAGTACGGACGTGTTGATGATGCCGCTAAGATTATCGACCCTAGAACAGACAAGGTAATTGACTAA
- a CDS encoding UDP-N-acetylglucosamine pyrophosphorylase yields the protein MKRLENKVLFQDFNRTIATVLFEENTYPWEILPKIHDFIMEVGMLLPKDEYDEIKEHVWVAKTATVVPTAYINGPAIIGPEAEVRHCAFIRGNAIVGEGAVVGNSTELKNVILFDKVQVPHYNYVGDSILGYKSHMGAGSITSNVKSDKKLVEIHLDDTKIETHMKKIGAILGDYVEVGCGSILNPGTIVGRRSNIYPLSSVRGYVADHSIYKNKNEIVKKEEY from the coding sequence ATGAAACGATTAGAGAATAAGGTATTATTTCAGGATTTTAACAGAACAATTGCAACAGTATTATTTGAGGAGAACACATATCCTTGGGAAATACTTCCGAAGATTCATGATTTTATCATGGAAGTGGGGATGCTTCTTCCAAAAGACGAGTATGACGAGATCAAGGAGCATGTCTGGGTAGCAAAAACAGCAACCGTTGTGCCAACTGCATACATTAACGGCCCTGCAATTATTGGACCGGAAGCAGAAGTTCGTCATTGTGCTTTCATCAGAGGCAATGCTATCGTAGGAGAAGGGGCAGTTGTCGGTAATTCTACAGAGCTTAAAAATGTTATTTTATTTGATAAAGTACAGGTTCCTCATTATAATTATGTTGGTGATTCTATTCTTGGTTATAAATCACATATGGGAGCTGGTTCTATCACTTCTAATGTGAAGTCTGATAAAAAGTTAGTAGAAATTCATTTAGACGATACAAAGATTGAAACACATATGAAAAAAATTGGAGCAATCCTTGGAGATTATGTAGAGGTTGGATGTGGTTCCATTTTAAATCCAGGAACAATTGTAGGACGACGCAGTAACATTTATCCGTTATCCAGTGTAAGAGGATATGTTGCAGATCATTCCATTTATAAAAATAAAAACGAAATAGTGAAGAAAGAAGAATACTAA
- a CDS encoding type IA DNA topoisomerase yields MKKLIIAEKPSVAKNIADATASSRKNGYFEGEYYVITWAFGHLLQLYDARDYDPEMRSWKIEKFPYIPEKFLYKIKSDGKNKEKPDSGVVQQMNTIKNLMERKDVEGIISATDDDREGQIIADEIINYISPQKPVERILLNEWTAEEVNRGLNNLKSNEEMKSLQDAGFGRQIADWLIGINLTSVATLKYRNKQNIRLLNVGRVLMPTLKIIYDRDKEIADFKVTKYYKLKGIFQTEEKKDFDSIYYVKGNEKFDNPEELKEIQEKIHGRNGEVVSKKITKKNEYPPYLFNLSGLQGYVTSKYKGWTSDKVLKTAQQLYEKKFITYPRTASVVLDESLKEKTAKVLNIHKKNCPYEEMIQFKSTKRIFDSKKVESHSAIIPTYMQPGKLTESERIVYEAVKNRFLAQFMPIAVAEDTVLHIKMQETDIPGEFVAKGKVQLEPGWKLIEGIDAKETILPPVQKGNILPLIKSEINEVERKPPKPHTEKTLLKVMETCGKKYEEKEEEQMMMAILSGFSIGTPATRAETIKKLKDAGYIKAKGKSLTCTDLGKMLVETFPARELFDLEYTGRLEKTLSDIEKKKFTKDDFLSMIKQFVIESVDKIKNDTVFGGPVILEPLHTEPVGICPECGAPVVETARAFGCSAWKKGCKFAIWKDDRFVTSLGKKVSYEMVKILLEHGKVGFRGCVSKRGNKFSAYFYYEKDEKTKRYNWKLEFIDTNPPS; encoded by the coding sequence ATGAAAAAGTTAATAATAGCGGAGAAACCGTCTGTGGCAAAAAATATTGCAGATGCCACCGCTTCTTCCCGGAAAAATGGATATTTTGAAGGTGAATATTATGTAATTACCTGGGCATTTGGTCATCTTTTACAGCTTTATGATGCCAGAGATTATGACCCGGAAATGCGCAGTTGGAAGATTGAAAAGTTTCCATATATTCCGGAGAAGTTTTTATATAAAATAAAATCAGACGGAAAGAATAAAGAAAAACCGGACAGCGGTGTTGTTCAGCAGATGAATACAATAAAAAATCTTATGGAACGGAAAGATGTAGAGGGAATTATTTCTGCGACGGATGATGACAGGGAAGGACAGATTATTGCAGATGAAATTATCAATTACATTTCTCCACAAAAACCAGTAGAACGAATTTTATTAAATGAATGGACGGCGGAAGAGGTAAACAGAGGACTGAATAATCTAAAATCGAATGAGGAAATGAAGTCCTTGCAGGATGCAGGATTTGGCAGGCAGATTGCGGATTGGCTTATTGGAATTAATCTGACATCCGTTGCCACTTTGAAATATCGAAACAAACAAAATATCCGTCTTCTAAATGTTGGAAGAGTCTTAATGCCGACCTTGAAGATTATTTATGATAGAGATAAAGAAATTGCCGATTTTAAAGTCACAAAGTACTACAAATTAAAAGGAATCTTTCAGACAGAAGAAAAGAAAGATTTTGATAGCATTTATTATGTAAAAGGAAATGAGAAGTTTGATAATCCAGAAGAATTAAAGGAAATTCAGGAAAAAATTCATGGCAGAAATGGAGAAGTTGTCTCTAAAAAGATAACAAAGAAAAATGAATATCCTCCCTATCTTTTTAATCTATCCGGATTACAGGGATATGTGACATCAAAATATAAAGGATGGACTTCGGATAAGGTCTTAAAAACAGCACAACAGCTATATGAGAAAAAGTTTATTACTTATCCAAGAACAGCCAGTGTTGTTCTTGATGAGAGTTTAAAAGAAAAAACAGCAAAAGTATTAAATATCCATAAGAAAAATTGTCCGTATGAAGAAATGATACAGTTTAAAAGTACAAAGCGTATTTTTGACAGCAAGAAAGTAGAGAGCCATTCTGCTATTATTCCTACATATATGCAGCCAGGAAAGCTAACTGAATCAGAAAGAATTGTATATGAAGCAGTAAAAAATCGATTTTTAGCGCAGTTTATGCCAATTGCGGTAGCAGAAGACACTGTTTTGCATATTAAGATGCAGGAGACCGATATACCCGGAGAATTCGTTGCAAAAGGCAAAGTACAATTAGAACCCGGATGGAAATTAATTGAAGGAATTGATGCGAAAGAAACAATTCTGCCACCAGTTCAAAAAGGAAACATTTTACCGTTAATAAAGTCTGAAATTAATGAAGTCGAAAGAAAACCACCGAAGCCACATACGGAAAAAACATTGCTTAAAGTCATGGAAACCTGTGGAAAAAAATATGAAGAAAAAGAAGAAGAACAGATGATGATGGCAATTTTAAGTGGATTCAGTATTGGAACCCCAGCAACACGTGCGGAGACAATTAAAAAGTTGAAAGATGCCGGCTATATTAAGGCAAAAGGAAAGAGTCTGACTTGTACAGATTTAGGAAAAATGTTAGTAGAAACTTTTCCGGCAAGAGAACTTTTTGATTTAGAATACACAGGACGACTGGAAAAAACATTGTCAGATATCGAAAAAAAGAAGTTCACAAAAGACGACTTCCTTTCGATGATAAAGCAGTTCGTTATAGAATCTGTCGATAAAATAAAAAATGATACTGTCTTTGGAGGTCCTGTTATACTCGAACCTCTCCATACAGAACCAGTTGGTATTTGTCCTGAGTGTGGTGCGCCGGTAGTAGAAACGGCCAGAGCCTTTGGATGTTCTGCTTGGAAAAAAGGTTGTAAATTTGCCATTTGGAAAGATGATCGCTTTGTCACGTCTCTTGGTAAAAAAGTATCCTATGAAATGGTAAAAATTTTATTAGAACATGGAAAAGTAGGATTTCGTGGCTGTGTAAGTAAAAGAGGGAATAAATTTTCCGCTTATTTTTATTATGAAAAGGATGAAAAAACGAAAAGATATAACTGGAAATTAGAATTTATAGATACAAACCCTCCATCATAA